The genomic interval CGCGAGTGTCGCGGTCCCGCACCAGTTCCAGCGCCCAGAAGACGCCCAGCCCTCGGACCTCGCCGACGCTCGGATGCCGCGCGGCGAGTTCGCGCAGACCCGGACCGAGCACCTGCTCCCCGATCCGGGCCGCGTTGTCGACGATGCCCTCCTCGGCCATGGCGGTGATGGTCGCGACCGCGGCGGCCGTCGCCAGCGGATGCCCCGAGTAGGTCAGCCCGCCCGGATAGGCGCGGTCGTCGAAGGTGGCGGCGATGCGCGGGCTCAGCGCCACCCCGCCCAGCGGCACGTACCCGGAGTTCACGCCCTTGGCGAAGGTCAGCAGGTCGGGGACGACGCCGAAGTGGTCGAGGGCGAACCACCGCCCGGTGCGGCCGAACCCGGACATCACCTCATCGGCGACGAAGACGATCCCGTGCCGGTTGCACAGCTCGCGCACCCCGGCCAGGTAACCGGGCGGCGGCACCATGATTCCCGCTGTGCCCGGGACGGATTCGAGGACCACGGCCGCGATGGTGTCAGGCCCCTCCATGGCGATGGTCTGCTCGAGATGGGCCAGCGCCCGCTGCGATTCCTCGGCCTCGTCGCGGGCGTAGAACTGCGACCGGTACAGGAACGGGCCGAAGAAGCGCACCACCGCGCTGCTGCCGCGATCGTTGGGCCAGCGTCGCGGGTCACCGGTGAGATTGACCGCGGTCTCGGTGCCGCCGTGATAGGAACGGTAGCGCGACAAC from Nocardia wallacei carries:
- a CDS encoding aspartate aminotransferase family protein; translated protein: MTLPNGLSVDAARAEANRAYELDRRHVFHSWSAQRMLSPMTITAAQGSYVWDGDGNRLLDFSSQLVNTNIGHQHPKVVAAVREQAAKLCTVAPHHANAARSEAARLIAERTPGELDRVFFTNGGADAVEHAVRMARLHTGRPKVLSRYRSYHGGTETAVNLTGDPRRWPNDRGSSAVVRFFGPFLYRSQFYARDEAEESQRALAHLEQTIAMEGPDTIAAVVLESVPGTAGIMVPPPGYLAGVRELCNRHGIVFVADEVMSGFGRTGRWFALDHFGVVPDLLTFAKGVNSGYVPLGGVALSPRIAATFDDRAYPGGLTYSGHPLATAAAVATITAMAEEGIVDNAARIGEQVLGPGLRELAARHPSVGEVRGLGVFWALELVRDRDTREPLAPYGGTSPAMTEVVAACRAAGLLLFVNFNRLHVVPPCTISEAEAKEGLSILDDALALADRHTGPIGPGTA